Genomic segment of Coffea arabica cultivar ET-39 chromosome 1e, Coffea Arabica ET-39 HiFi, whole genome shotgun sequence:
TTATTAGTCCTTAAACTTAATACTTAGTATTAGAATGtcatttgacatttttttgacatttttataCAATAATGGCTGGACATATGACTGTCACATGACTTTTTCCGATAGCAATTTGGGAAAAGATCGTTAAGGGTACTAAAtgtgctcaaaatttgaaagttcggGTATCAAATTTGTTTTCGTGCAAAATTTGGGGACTAAAACCGCTCATGTGTCAAAGTTTGggtaccaaaactgcatttttctctttaattattatggaaataccaaaatttatattttttaaagggTAAATATGCAATATAATATACAAATACCTGATTTTATTAATacattctttattttttgatttggaCAGAATGCAGAAGATGTCTTTAAAATTTACAAATGTCTAATTTGAATAGTAACGTTTTTTTCTTTGGTGATAAATTGGTCATCAAACTataataaatttgatattttgctTATTTCGTCCAATCTCATCCTTCAGCTCTCTTATTTTAGGGTTGTGAATGTAAAATATTTATTTGCTCAATTCACTGTATTTTTGGTATTTGTTTCTTCAAAATacccattttttttaatcaatatGTCACATTTATGTTTAGAAATCCGTATTTGGCTAAAACAAATGCATTAAATGGAATGCTCTTAAAATAAATAACTGCATTAGATCTCAAATGACTGATGAACATAGACAGAATTGGAAGAATGTGACATTTTTGTAGTGGTTGGAAACCTAATTTGTTGTGAAAAGAAATGTTCGATGACCGAAATAACGTCTAAAAAAAGCTTATTGACAGTTAATGCATTGTGATTCCTATGATTATGTTTGAATAGTGATTTGAACCCATTTGTTAAACAATTAATCTAAAAAATTCCTTCTGCACCAAAGAAAGGAATTTAGAAACAATTATTCATGGAATGCTCAGTTAATAGCTAGCTAGGTAGCTGGATTTATGAAGCACCAAaggcgcaacggatcttctgtttcacaccctgtgccactctctgtcccactttttattatattgctatttctcctacataaatatcacgttttagttcttttttgtttccttaagatccaataactattaattgagtaaaaaataaatatagtagCTTCAAAAAAGCAACAtgtaatagaaaattaaaaaatacagcaaaaaattcataaaaaatctcattttttttatgcattttggttttttgagtttgttaaatgttgtgtattactcaattaatagttattggattttaaggaaacaaaaaagaactaaaacgtGATGTTTATATGggagaaatagtaatataataaaaagtgagacagagagtggcacatGATGTGAGACAGAAGATTCATTGCGAACCAAAGGTCTATTGGTTCATCTGTTCATCCTGAATATTGTCTGACCATTTGACCCCTCTAACTTCttgatctttttttcttttttgggttgaTTCTTTTGCTAAAATGGTAAGACCTCATTTTTGGATTGAAACATATAAAGTAATCCTATATTTGGTTCACACGTTTTCAGTTGGTGAATAAGAAAAGTACAAGAATGAGAAAAGATGCATTGAACAGCTAATTTTACTCCATAGCTAGTTACCTATAAAATGGAAGCATTGCATTGGAGAAAGAAACCACAGACATCTAGCTAGCTATACACCCCAAAAATgaacggtgcattagtgctatATCTCAGTCTTATCTGCCTAATGGCGTCTGCAACACAAAGTCATGGTGGACATGGACATGGGAATGATCCTCTTGTAAATTTCCTTAAGGCTCGTAGCTTAAAAAGATCGGTCAATCATGCGAATGAGGAGTTGGGGAACGAGTATTCGCCAGTTTACATTGGCCCGCAAGAGGGTTTGAAGGCAGCTGACAAGATCACGACATTGCCAGGTGAACCAAATGGAGTGAATTTTGATCAATATTCAGGGTATATCACTGTGGATCCAAGGGCTGGTCGAGTTCTATTCTACTATTTTGCTGAGTCTCAAAATTCATCTACCAAGCCTCTTGTGCTCTGGCTAAATGGAGGTACAGTTTTGCCGCCATTATtctttgtagtttttttttttttaaggtagaAATTTCATGAAATGAACTTCTTAAATGGTGAGATTTGGCTACAGGACCTGGTTGCTCTTCACTCGGGGCTGGAGCTATGACCGAACTCGGACCGTTTCGAGTTAGTAAAGGCGGAAAAACGCTGTGGAAAAACCCGAATGCCTGGAACAATGGTAAGAATTCATAATTTGTAAAACAGGCgtgaatttgatttgataagGCTTAGGATAAGCTCCAACCAATGAATTTTGTGTTCTACAAACAGTGGCAAATGTACTTTTCCTGGAATCTCCTGCCGGTGTTGGATTTTCTTACTCAAACACATCGTCGGATTACATTACCGGAGACACAAAAACTGCTGCTGATTCTTATATATTTCTGGTCAATTGGTTAGAAAGATTCCCAGAGTACAAAACCAGAGATTTCTTGATAACTGGAGAAAGTTATGCTGGCCATTACGTGCCTCAACTTGCTCAATTGATCCTCCATATTAAGAAGATAACTAACCAAACTGTTATTAACTTGAAAGGAGTTGCTGTAAGTCTTAAATTTCTTGAATCATCAAttgtttttatttaatttaaccaGCTTATCTTACACATTAATGATGACTATACTTTGTCCACGGTTTTCAGATTGGTAATGGATACTACGATATTGAAGCACAAGCCAGTGGATCTTATGATTATTACTGGACACATGCCCTAATATCTGATGAAATCCATCAGGGTATAGTTTCCAATTGCAATTTTTCCTCAGCAGATCCACCTACAGAGGCTTGTCAAGCATACCAAAGCCAAGCAAATTCAGCTATAGGCAATATCGATTATGACAATATTTATGCTCCCTTGTGTTCTTCAAATACTCCTCCATGGGTACTAAAACTTGATTCGACACACTACAATTTTTATTCCTTTCTGATTTTCTCCTTTAAATGAAAACCAAATTGAACTTTCATACTCATAAATATCTCTCTGATTGAAACAGATAAATGAGTATGATCCATGCTCATTTAATTATGCTTACACTTACCTGAATACTCCTGCTGTGCAAAAGTCACTTCATGCTAATACAACTGGAATCCCAGGACCTTGGGAGACCTGCAAGTACGTACCATACAACGTTTTGTTATTCTACTCCAGTAGCATATAGGATATCCACAACTGGATACTTAATTTTGcactttccttttcattttatttagctaagtttttttttcttcttctttttcttttaaacttAATTGTATACACAGTGGCTACATAGGCTTTAATTGGGATGATGAGCCAGACACAGTGCTACCTGTCATCAAGGAGCTCACTTCAAGTGGCATTAGCGTTTGGCTGTACAGGTAAGGAAGCACAAAATTTATGGTAAGATGTAAAATCATGAATACCTGACTCTCGTCCTGCCTATCTAGTTAGTGTCTGTTTGAAAATTTGAACATTTTCAATTGCAGTGGAGACACAGATAGTGTATGTTCTGTGACAACAACTAGGTACGCCTTGAACAAACTCGGGTTATCGGTGAAAACTCCTTGGTATGCTTGGTACACTCAAGGCGAGGTaaaaaaaacaatcaaatgcatATCATACATTTTCTTGtttgcttttccctttctttggtaACAAGAATGAAGAATCCTATGTTTAGTTCTTGTCCAAGTAAAACCAAATTTGACCCTCTTTTCTATACTTGTTCAGGTTGGTGGTTATGCAGTGGAATATGAAAACTTGACCTTTGTGACAGTAAGGGGAGCTGGACATTTTGTTCCAAGTTATCAGCCTGCCCGGGCGCTAACTTTGTTCTCATCCTTCTTGGATGGAAAGCTTCCACCTTCCAACTAGAGCTAATTAAACCAGTGTATGATCAATAGTGAAATGGAATTTGACTTGAGATATACCCATGAAATTATTCACCTTTTACTGATCAgttgtgtatatatatgatcTTGTCTATTTTCTTAAATCAAAGTTATCAATCCTTAAACTTGCTAGCTATATTtctgtaattactataattaATTACCATGAATTTGGTTCCTACCAAAAAGtcttcttatcttttttttttgaagggaaAAAACCTTTTTAATTGATCAACATTTAAGATTGTACAAGGGTCCAAAAAATACCAAACTACATCAATATCTTAACATGTTTACTGTCATGTTTGTCCTTGAAAAGTAATCTCAACTGTTCTTGACCGAAGCATGTGACATGATTAAGAGCTTAACAGCAAAATCTGTAAATCCCAAAGAGGATTTATATTTGATACCTCATTTGTCATCCTCATGCAACTATCTTTCCACTTCTTGAAAAGATGCTAAATTTTGCGTATAATCATTTATAAAATCAGATCATGACAATTTGTTCCAAATCAACCGGGTCGAGCGTCAATTTTTCATGCTCTTTTGGTGAGCATGACAAGTTGTATAATGAATGCACAGAATATATATGGTCATTCGCGATGACTAATTAGTTTACCGAATCATTCTAAACTCATTCTCTTCGTCATGAATGATCTGTTTACCCCAAAATAGTCTGAATCAATGAAAAAATTCCAATTCATTGGACCTTTCCATACaatcaaaaagaaaaggtcaagggtGCCATATTCTAGGGCCCAAATCATATAATTGAATAAATCTTCCTCTATCTCAGATCAGCTCTGCATTACATCGAAGAGATTCAAACAGTCAAGGAAGCTGCTAAAGAGCTCTCCCAGAGCTCTCTAGCAGCCTCTGAGACCGGTTCGAGCCAAAGAAATAATGTCACCCAATCATTATCAAATTGACTACAATCTTTTTTCAGAGCACCTTCTACTTCTAATAGCCACGAACTACATCCAAATCACTCTCAACGAGTCTATAAGAAGTGATCCCATATTTTTCATCAGGTTCGGGTTTAGATCCGAATAAAGACCAGAAATCTTGAATGACTGATCTGACAGAAtaactcaaaagaaaaaaaagtatcattaatttttttcacGCTCATTCCAAGTTCGAAGTGCCGTTACAAATAAGAATCTCCTCCGTTACATGATTTCAATAGTGCGAAGAGTATTAGCAGAAGCTGTAAAGTTCTAACCAATTTTCGGCTATACTATTGTGATTCACATTATGCATTTGCCACATGATTCGCTTGATCCTTCTAAAGCATGAGGTGACCATACTCCTTCACTTAATTATCCTCTATCTTCATGGTATTCCAATTTTatctaattgattttttttcctcaaaaaatacAAGATTACTTAAATTTACTCTGGACAACAAAGTTTTCCAAGCATCttcaattcattttgtgaagtgAATTTGTACGTGATCCACAACTTttttttatgtaaaatttgatagTTTAAAGATGAATTGTAAATACTCTATGCATAGTTTTACATCCATGTTAAATTATATGTTGAAAGTTTATAATCATGTTATAGGAAAATtgttcaatttttaatataACATACGGGGTTTTGTTAAATTCAAATTAAACATATCCGAACCATCAATTACACCATGCAACTTCATCCATGCAAAGACCATATACAGCAGATTCACATACCAATTACAATACCAAGGCAATGGGCCAACCCAATAGTTTTTTAGCGCAAATCATGATGAGCCCCAGCATACTTTAACCAAGTCATTAGTAATTCCAACATATTATCAGTCGGTcaatatttttcatattttaccAATATGGGACGCAAGACATggaatatatttaaaaaaaaaaaaaagaacttgatGCAAAATGCCAAGCTGATAGCTAGCTGAATTTATGAACCTCCAAAGGCGTTTTTGTGTTCAACTGCTCATTCTAAATGTTATCTGACTATTTGACCCCTCTCACTTCATGGTCTTCTATTCTCTTTATTTAGGTTGATTTTATTGGCAGGATGGCAAGATCTCATTCTTGGCATGAAACCTATAAAATATCTCACCTTTTGGTTCACACGTTTTTAGCTGGTGAATACAACAATTAACAAGAATGGGAAAGAAATCACAAAAGTGAAGCCTTCCATTAGAGAAAGAAATCACAGATATCTAGCTAGCTATACATCCCAAAAATGAAAGGTGCAATACTGTTATATCTCACTCTTGTCTGCCTAGTGGCATCTGCTACACAATGTTTCGCTGGACTTGGACATGAATATAGATGTGATGATCCTCTTGTGCAATTCGTTAAGGCTCGTGGCTTAAGAAAACCGATCAATCATGTGAGAGAGGATTCGGTAAATGAGTATTCGCTTGTTTATGTTGGCCTCCAAGATGGTTTGAAGGCAGCAGATAAGATGACAACTTTGCCAGGTGAACCAaatgatgtaaaatttgatcaatattCAGGGTATTATCATTGTTGATCATGAGACTGGTAGAGCTCTTTTCAACTATTTTGCTGAGTCTCAAAACTCTTCTACCAAGCCCCTTGTGCTATGGTTAAATGGAGGTAAATTTTCGTCCCTATTCTTCGTAACTATTGGTTCATAGGTATACATTTCATGAAAAGAACTTATTAGACGGCGAGATTAATTCAACTATAGGACCTGGCTGCTCCTCACTCCGGTACCGCGTCCACCGCCTCTCCCTAGGTCTAAGTGGCAAGAAGTGGTTAGTGGTATGCTGTATGGAGATGAGAGTAATGGAGCGGATTGACCAATATGAGTGCGTTATCACGGAGAGATTGGAGAGGCATGATCGGCGTCTTCGTGCTTTAGAGGACCATTTCCAAATCTGCCGTTCACCTACGCCAACTCCGACTTCCATACCTAGTGAAGCTCAAGCCGCATTCATTCCTGAACCAAGAGGTGAAGATGAGCAAGAAGCTCATGGCGAAGTCGGGGGAGAAGAAGCTTCGGAACTCGGCGGCCCCTCAACTTAATTtactttgtttttatttttgtttagtttttacctttcttttgttttggattaTCTTTTGTTTACTCTCCTCGACTGTCCTTTGTTCAaatgtttttgttttgtcttaatCTCGTACTGCTATATACCCTCTTCTGCAGTTAAGTCGATTTTGGGATGTTCGTGATGTTCGTGGTGTTCGACCGGATCAACACTTCATTATAGGGGAGTACTGGTTTCTTTTCCCTCCcttcacattgaggacaatgtgaattttaagtgtgggggaattaGGGGTTTCAATGTTTTGGTTATTTTGTGGCTTGTAGTGCATGTTTTTACTTGGTTGTGGTTGTGAAATGTGGAATTGATTGTGGAAATTTGTATGATGTGAAATACTTGTTGAAATGTGGGTTGTTGGCAGGGAATTTCGACTATTTATAGGGGAAACTCTGcagaaattttttcaaaatcttttccaaaattgcacTATGGCCCAAGAAACCGTGATGGATTGTCAAATTTCCCTAATAGTTGAACAAATTCAAATATGCTTTTGAAGAATGCATTTCTTTCATGACTTGTAATTAGTATTATGTGATTATGATAAgtgcattttagaaagtatactTAATAAAGTGGGAATAATTATGCATTTATTTCTATCTTTAATGAGTTCTCTCCCTTCACTTTGATTACAAATAGGTGATTGATATAGTCTATTGGTAATGTTTTTTCATTTCCATGATAAAAGAGggttatatatatgtgtgtgtgtgtgtgtgtgtgtgtgtgttctagaaaaaaaagaaaaaaaaaagagagagcaaTAAAGTTGCACCGACTACTTAAgtactgagtaaccgggaattttcatctaaaaatgtcgatttttgcataaaaaGGTACTTGGGGTTAAAAGGTGTTGTGACCTTGATGTGTAAGTGCGGAGTAACCGGAGATTTTCATCTAAaagtgtcgactttcgcgtaaaaaggcatttgCAATGTTCAGGTGTTGGTATTTTGTATATCTTTATGATACCCTCCTGtagtaaaattttgaaaaaaaataaaaaaaatggatatAAAGGAAATTATTACCTTATGACTATATGAGTCGGTTATTTGTGAAGACAAGTTAGGGTGAGAGAATGATTTGAATGTGGTTAAATTTATGTATAATTGTTTCCCTTTTATTGAGTATTATGAGTATTGAGCGCATTTTGAAGAATTGCATCGTGATTAATAGTCAACTTGTGAGAAGTGAATTTAAGAAAGCATATTTTCTATTGGGCACTTGAATTGTTGCTTGAGTGGTTTATTGTATTACTTggggacaagcaatgattcaagtgtgggggaatttgataagtgaatatttcgTATATGTTTCGTACAGTTTTGCACGAGCTTTTGTCATATTTTTAGAAGTTCATAGCTATATTTAAGTTCTTTTTGGTGCAAATTGCTTCAAGTGTTATTTAGTGATCGGAACTTACAAAATGAGTAGATTAATGCATAAACATGTGATATTTTGTAGGTTATCGGTGCATGAAACACTTACATAAGATAAAGAAGAGGTAAAGTGCTAGTTggagtgtgacgaccccacctccccctagggcgtaccctagagTTTAGCGAgttgcctgtccaactctcggcAGGACTCACTCATGTAAAGCTCGTGAAAATAACTTACAAACGTAGAAAATTAAAGAATACAATCCCTTCAGCTTAATATATACAACGGTACTCAGATCCAACTAGAAGGTTCATACATGCCCAAATACATTAACGggtttacaattcaagtacacacaaccctagtcgggtgctagcgtgagtacaatttaaaattttaaaataactagactacgctagtctgtacatatctcacgcctcgctcgtaccccctgtaaggaaaataaatggagtggaatgagttaaaagcccagtgaggttccaaatagcaagttgaccattatttaaaagtacaagtatcaacgtagcaaaagaacgagcataacaagttcataaaagtgaacaatacacttcaagtagcaaattttaaaatgaacgagtgaaaaaaaaaatcttttctaaaagaaacaataacattaCGAATAACAATCTAGGTGTAAGGATAccgatggctctcaggagccaaattttcaTTGCTTCatcagagcttgatcaagtattagttgacattccgtcaactttcaagtaaagtaaccagtccagttgaacttcacttaactccaatccgtccaccattcaacccccttactgggcccgaacaccaactaaatattggtggtaatactcgagtataccaattagtcgaggagataacactccactcgacatcactaactactcatggttcattatctaatcgaccaagcccttgccggctcgactcgattaactagccagtggagtttgggtccccaagatgtcgatgagataacactccaatcgacttaatcaaaataaaagtacggagacggaaATGAAAGGCACTTCCAACTCGGATtgggtgtggtacatactaccGCTCCGCACTTAcaactcaagtacaagtatatcaagttaattgtaacaataaacaagtatataccatattaggacaagtgcgataaagtacactcttgcttgatcaaacaaatcacatatcatttatttacattgatcaagtattgaaaacaagtgtccagttcaaccaggtatttggaagcactcaccaaaatgtagtgcttttcaaaaatcacgttcagatccaactccttggttggagtccaaatctgcgataaaatatcattgacgAATgaaaaactctctagagttcgaaacataggagtttcgcttcaagaaaatcaaataaatgcaacttgtttaagtagtattcaagatacttatcaaatcccaAAAAATTTATGCTCACTCGTTTAGTTTCGTTAAGGAAGCAGTTAAAACTTTAGAACTCCCGTTGGAGGGAAAGAGGGGAGACACATGAAGATTTTGGCTAAGGTGGACGTTACTAGACCACTAGTTCGAGGAACAAAAGTTAACAGTAAAGAGCAAACAGTGTGGGTTGAGTTCAGATACGAACGATGCCCGGATTTCTGCTATAGGTGTGGCATCATTGGGCATAGTGACAGGACATGTAATGTGGGGGGAATGGATAGAATAGCAGAACGTGAGGAACAATATGGAGCTTGGATGAGAGCTAGAAATATAATGGTGTCCCCTTTAAAGGGACGAGTGGAAGTAGAAAAGGTAATAGAAAGAAGGAAGGGCGAAAATGGGAACACAAGCTGCCAAGTGAAAACATGAACAAAAGAGAAGGAAGCCACTATAACAATAGGTGGACGAAATCATGTGGAGTTGGAGGGTAAGGAAAAAGAGGGGAAGGAACAAAGAATGAGGAGGCAGAATGAAGAAAGGTGGGATGAGATATTAAAGGACCAGAGGAGTGTGGATAGGGAGAACCAAAAGGGGGGAAACATGGTCATGGTCTCAGCTGAggggaaagataagaagaaacaAATGGAAAATAAAGAACTTAACAGAGGGAACCAACCGTCACAAACTTCAGAGAATGAGGAAATGGAGGTGGAGACCACAAATGAGAAAAGTGCAAAAAAGATGATAGAAGCAGAAAATAATGACTGGTCAGACGCAAGGAAAGAGAGGAAAGCAGAAGTAATTGATGAGATTggcaacaaaaaggaaaaaaggagttCATTCAGAAGAAAAGGGAGGCCGTCTAGGACCCCTCTCCAAGCAATTACAAACATAGATGAAATGAGGGAACTAGGACGAAAAAGGAAGGTAGCAGGTCTGCTTCAAGGGACACAACCAATGGAGGAGGATGAGGCTAATATCCCAAAGGTAAAAGTCATGAAATTGGACTTAATCAAGGACAGAACAACTGGGAGACTGGAGGCTAACCCCCGTATGCCTCCACAGTGTAAATGAAGGCTGTGGTTTGGAATTGTCAAGGTGCAGGAGGCCCCTTAACAATTCCCCAGCTGAAGAAAGTTTTAAACTTCCACTCTTCTAATGTGGTGTTCTTATGTGAAATAAAGAATCAggaaaagttcatgagaaaggTGCAAAGGAGAATTAGTTTTGAAAATAGTCATTTTGTTAACTCAGATGGAAGAGCAGGGGGGCTTGCGTTATTCTGAAACAATGAGGTGAAGATAGACTAGATAAGAAACACAGAATGGTACATTATTGCTCGAGTAGAGGATAAGGAAACAAATAGCCACTAGTGGTTAGTGGGTGTATATGCAAGCATAGACAGTAACACTCGGAAAGAGCAATGAAAATATTTAGAGGATAGGATGAAGGAATGGGAGGAGGCCTGGATAATTATGGGAGATTTTAATGACTTGAGATCGAATGAGAAGAAGTGGGGAGGAAAAGATAGAGCTGAAGGCAGTTTTAGAGAGTTCAACAGGTTTATTAGAGCCAATAATCTGATTGATCTAGGATATCAAGGAGTGCCGTGGACATGGAGCAATAGCTGGGATGGGGATGGTGAGGTGAAGGAAATGTTGGACAGGTGCCTATGTAGTACAGAATGGGTGCAACGATATGAGAAGGCACGGTGCAATCATGGTGAAACAGAAGCATCAGATCATCTCATGCTAATAGTTGACACTAATTCAGATACCAAAAGGAAGAAGAGGAGGTTCTACTTTGATCAAAGATGGACCAAAAATCTAGAAACAAAGGAGGTGATTCAAGGAGCATGGAGAAAAGATCACCTTGGATCCAGAATGTTCAAAGTGACCAGGAAAATAAAGGAATGTCGCATTGCTATTCTGGAATGGAGGAAAAAAGTGCAAGGTAATTCCAAAGTAAGAATCAAGGAGTTAAAGGAGAAACTGAT
This window contains:
- the LOC113693635 gene encoding serine carboxypeptidase 1 codes for the protein MNGALVLYLSLICLMASATQSHGGHGHGNDPLVNFLKARSLKRSVNHANEELGNEYSPVYIGPQEGLKAADKITTLPGEPNGVNFDQYSGYITVDPRAGRVLFYYFAESQNSSTKPLVLWLNGGPGCSSLGAGAMTELGPFRVSKGGKTLWKNPNAWNNVANVLFLESPAGVGFSYSNTSSDYITGDTKTAADSYIFLVNWLERFPEYKTRDFLITGESYAGHYVPQLAQLILHIKKITNQTVINLKGVAIGNGYYDIEAQASGSYDYYWTHALISDEIHQGIVSNCNFSSADPPTEACQAYQSQANSAIGNIDYDNIYAPLCSSNTPPWINEYDPCSFNYAYTYLNTPAVQKSLHANTTGIPGPWETCNGYIGFNWDDEPDTVLPVIKELTSSGISVWLYSGDTDSVCSVTTTRYALNKLGLSVKTPWYAWYTQGEVGGYAVEYENLTFVTVRGAGHFVPSYQPARALTLFSSFLDGKLPPSN